The following are encoded together in the bacterium Unc6 genome:
- a CDS encoding aspartate aminotransferase: MLISKRVSHINPSPTLNITDRAKKMKAEGIDVIDFGTGEPDFDTPINIKKAAKTAIDKGFTKYTASSGIKELKDAICQKFKSDNQLEYQPDEIIVSCGAKHSIFNIIFALCDEKSEIILPSPYWVSYPEMIQIVGAKEIVLKTTQRHNFKITPHQLEYAITPKTKLFILNSPSNPTGMVYTKSEMEQISKIIIQSGIYCISDEIYEKIVYDTKHTSIACLGKEIKERTLVVNGLSKAYAMTGWRIGWTAGPKQIIQAMSNLQDHSTSNPVSISQKAAVEALTGDQGDLSKMVMEFKKRRDYIISRINSINGLSAVMPQGAFYCWVNISDILGQKFNGRAIENSLQMADLLLSYAHIAVVPGCVFGDDNYLRFSYATSMENIIEGLNRLEKFIRGIG; encoded by the coding sequence ATGTTGATTTCAAAAAGGGTAAGTCATATCAATCCTTCGCCTACCTTAAATATCACTGACAGAGCCAAGAAAATGAAAGCAGAGGGTATTGATGTTATTGATTTTGGTACAGGCGAACCGGACTTTGATACGCCAATAAATATTAAAAAAGCGGCAAAAACTGCTATTGATAAGGGTTTTACCAAGTACACTGCAAGTTCAGGTATAAAAGAGCTAAAGGATGCAATCTGTCAAAAGTTTAAGTCTGACAATCAATTAGAATATCAACCTGATGAGATCATTGTATCCTGCGGTGCAAAACATTCTATATTTAATATAATTTTTGCTCTTTGCGATGAAAAAAGTGAGATAATCTTACCAAGCCCTTACTGGGTAAGCTATCCGGAAATGATTCAAATAGTCGGGGCAAAAGAAATTGTTCTTAAAACGACACAAAGACATAATTTTAAAATTACACCCCATCAACTTGAATATGCCATTACTCCAAAAACAAAGCTTTTTATACTTAATTCTCCTTCTAATCCCACAGGTATGGTTTATACCAAAAGTGAGATGGAACAGATAAGCAAGATTATTATCCAATCCGGTATTTACTGTATTTCGGATGAAATCTATGAAAAGATTGTCTATGACACAAAGCATACCAGTATTGCTTGTCTTGGTAAAGAAATTAAAGAACGCACATTGGTTGTGAACGGTCTTTCAAAGGCATATGCTATGACGGGCTGGCGTATAGGTTGGACAGCAGGACCAAAACAGATTATTCAAGCAATGTCTAATCTGCAAGACCATTCTACCTCAAATCCTGTCTCAATTTCGCAGAAAGCAGCAGTGGAGGCTCTAACAGGAGATCAAGGCGATTTAAGTAAAATGGTTATGGAGTTTAAGAAAAGACGGGATTATATTATTAGCAGGATAAATTCTATAAATGGATTATCTGCTGTGATGCCGCAGGGTGCATTTTATTGTTGGGTTAATATATCAGATATTTTAGGGCAAAAATTCAATGGTCGTGCAATTGAAAACTCTTTACAAATGGCAGACCTACTTTTAAGTTATGCCCATATTGCTGTGGTACCAGGCTGTGTATTTGGCGATGATAATTATTTGAGGTTTTCATATGCAACATCTATGGAAAATATTATTGAAGGATTAAACAGACTTGAAAAATTTATCAGGGGAATTGGTTAA
- a CDS encoding 4Fe-4S ferredoxin: protein MYFAAGVDKEKCKGCRLCIFACPEPNAIIFKPEEKKIVINTSRCKNCRLCIETCPFKAVSVVSMV, encoded by the coding sequence ATGTATTTTGCCGCGGGGGTTGATAAAGAAAAATGTAAAGGGTGCAGGTTATGTATTTTTGCCTGCCCCGAACCTAATGCAATTATTTTTAAGCCCGAAGAGAAGAAGATAGTTATTAACACAAGTAGATGTAAAAATTGTAGGTTGTGCATAGAAACCTGCCCATTTAAGGCTGTATCTGTTGTCTCTATGGTTTAA
- a CDS encoding ferredoxin oxidoreductase produces the protein MLIKNTTVVDKNIFNGVKQDDLTIRMSGLGGQGVVTAAHILGGAVVRDGKFSTVNPFFGAEKRLAPAESYVRISSEKIYERGEIIYPNIIMIFHPHVITLGKCYTMPFYDGLKKEGLLIINASEPLSLSDEDKSNLITLKVKLFYIPATSIAMDIARTELSTNIAMLGALVGITKVVSLKALQESLEERFGKKKFVASATTAALDDTMKSKFANVAQLIEKNMEIVRKASEKINPVRNFV, from the coding sequence ATGCTGATAAAAAATACGACAGTAGTTGATAAGAATATTTTTAATGGGGTAAAACAAGATGATTTAACCATTAGAATGTCTGGACTGGGAGGACAGGGAGTGGTAACCGCTGCCCATATACTTGGCGGGGCCGTGGTTAGAGACGGCAAATTTAGCACTGTCAATCCCTTCTTTGGGGCAGAAAAAAGGCTTGCTCCTGCTGAAAGTTATGTGCGCATCTCATCAGAGAAGATATACGAGCGGGGTGAAATCATTTATCCCAATATAATTATGATTTTTCATCCTCATGTGATTACCTTGGGAAAGTGTTATACAATGCCTTTTTATGATGGACTGAAGAAGGAAGGGCTGTTGATAATTAATGCAAGTGAACCTTTAAGTCTATCCGATGAGGACAAGAGCAACTTAATCACACTGAAGGTAAAACTGTTTTATATCCCGGCTACCTCTATTGCTATGGATATAGCCAGGACGGAACTTTCAACCAATATTGCGATGTTAGGAGCATTGGTGGGTATTACTAAGGTTGTCTCTTTGAAAGCCCTGCAGGAGTCTTTAGAAGAAAGGTTTGGCAAAAAGAAATTCGTGGCTTCTGCAACCACCGCCGCTCTTGATGACACTATGAAGAGTAAATTTGCTAATGTAGCCCAACTGATAGAAAAAAATATGGAAATTGTTAGAAAGGCAAGTGAGAAGATAAACCCCGTTAGAAATTTTGTTTAA